In Crinalium epipsammum PCC 9333, the following are encoded in one genomic region:
- a CDS encoding glycosyltransferase family 2 protein encodes MNHNMFSIIIPTRQRHDTLKHSIQSVLNQTHTEFEVVVMDNFSSPETAEVAKSFNDSRIKYYRSPKRLSMSDNWELGLSYATGEYVTLLGDDDALMPDGVEICSRLLHEYDVNIVTWSRENTYWWDSAIVPWNRNRLGINFRQVGQILNSRQKLKEYYNFQISWDLMPMLYNSFVHQDIIAKVKSIYGKYFLTYCPDIFSGIVNAYFSDRYFYSSRGLSLGGISGHSTGTSAWFQSFNSEPMQKFSEEFKKNVNELIHESLVPVPNLVLTETTERILTKELFFPEDHELKIDIITLLNCMAANINRDLGKYDVNLQAIEDLAEKYQVPISEINIPPKLVQDPKAYQGPVFNSNGLLDLLLINCEQAGISNVAQAAMLARGILQGLDFLTIYSLTKEQEIALSNELKLREKNLIIFPNWSETEELISQELTAVLKEIATHPDKDRITLLIDTSNISVEDADLVVSGVVMNLLLEQNLDISEGAEISLIGQLNENGWESLLFRISARIVLNYENTEVIARAKAENLPLLELNSLKLQELSI; translated from the coding sequence ATGAATCACAATATGTTTTCAATTATTATTCCTACCCGTCAAAGACATGACACCCTCAAGCATTCTATTCAAAGCGTTCTTAATCAGACGCATACCGAATTTGAAGTGGTAGTTATGGACAATTTCAGTAGCCCAGAAACGGCTGAAGTCGCCAAATCTTTTAATGATTCAAGGATTAAATATTATCGTTCGCCAAAAAGACTTTCAATGTCTGACAATTGGGAACTAGGTTTATCTTATGCCACTGGAGAATACGTTACTCTTTTAGGAGATGATGATGCTTTGATGCCAGACGGTGTGGAGATATGCTCAAGGCTATTGCATGAATATGATGTCAATATTGTTACTTGGTCGCGGGAAAATACTTATTGGTGGGATAGTGCTATTGTACCTTGGAATAGAAATAGACTTGGTATCAATTTTAGGCAGGTAGGACAGATTTTAAATTCTCGACAAAAGTTAAAAGAATATTATAACTTTCAAATTTCATGGGATTTAATGCCCATGCTATACAATTCTTTTGTCCATCAAGATATTATTGCTAAAGTAAAGTCTATATATGGTAAATATTTTCTGACATATTGCCCTGATATTTTTTCTGGCATTGTTAATGCTTATTTCTCTGATAGATATTTTTATTCGTCTCGTGGTCTTTCACTTGGTGGAATTTCTGGGCATAGTACAGGAACATCAGCTTGGTTTCAAAGCTTTAACTCAGAACCTATGCAAAAATTTTCAGAAGAATTTAAAAAGAACGTGAATGAGTTAATACATGAAAGTTTAGTTCCAGTTCCTAACCTAGTATTGACAGAGACTACTGAAAGAATTTTAACAAAGGAACTGTTTTTTCCAGAAGATCATGAATTGAAAATAGATATAATCACTTTATTAAATTGCATGGCTGCAAATATAAATAGGGATTTGGGAAAATATGACGTTAATTTACAAGCTATTGAAGATTTAGCAGAAAAGTATCAAGTCCCAATTTCCGAAATAAATATTCCTCCTAAACTTGTTCAAGATCCAAAGGCTTATCAAGGGCCAGTATTCAATTCTAATGGTTTATTAGACTTATTACTTATTAATTGCGAACAAGCAGGAATATCAAATGTAGCTCAAGCAGCTATGCTGGCTAGAGGAATATTGCAAGGATTAGACTTTTTGACAATTTATAGTCTTACTAAAGAGCAAGAGATTGCTCTGAGCAATGAGTTAAAGCTTAGGGAGAAAAACCTGATTATTTTCCCTAACTGGAGCGAAACTGAAGAGTTAATTTCTCAAGAGTTAACGGCTGTATTGAAAGAGATCGCGACTCACCCTGACAAAGATCGTATAACTCTTCTAATAGACACAAGCAATATTTCTGTGGAGGATGCGGATTTAGTTGTATCTGGTGTGGTGATGAATCTGCTGCTCGAACAAAATCTAGACATTAGCGAGGGGGCAGAAATTTCGCTGATTGGACAACTTAATGAAAATGGGTGGGAATCATTGTTATTTCGCATCTCTGCTCGCATCGTTTTGAATTACGAAAATACTGAAGTGATCGCTCGCGCCAAAGCAGAAAATCTGCCCCTACTGGAATTGAATAGTCTTAAGCTACAGGAATTATCAATTTAA
- a CDS encoding cephalosporin hydroxylase family protein, translating into MKLTIEPDEQTIIYEINGEQHEIGLYTNEAFELLSSLWIKIGWNQKYIYTFSWMGRPIIQLPEDLIRIQEVIYRVKPDVIIETGIAHGGSLIYYASLCKAMDKGRVIGIDIEIRPHNFKAIENHEMYSLITLIEGNSIAPDIITYVKSLVKPEETVMVILDSCHTKDHVLSELEAYQDLVTPGSYIIATDGIMKDLDDVPRGKPEWKWDNPSTAAAEFAQRHTEFLLEQPVWSFNESELSENVTHWPGAWLRRN; encoded by the coding sequence ATGAAGTTAACAATTGAACCGGACGAACAAACTATAATTTACGAAATCAATGGTGAACAACATGAAATAGGGCTCTATACAAACGAAGCATTTGAATTACTTTCTAGTTTATGGATAAAAATTGGTTGGAACCAGAAGTATATTTATACTTTTAGTTGGATGGGCAGACCAATTATCCAGCTTCCAGAAGATCTGATCCGCATCCAAGAAGTAATTTATCGCGTGAAACCAGATGTAATTATTGAAACTGGTATTGCTCATGGTGGATCATTGATTTACTATGCTAGTTTATGCAAAGCTATGGATAAAGGGCGAGTAATTGGAATTGATATTGAAATTCGACCACATAACTTCAAAGCAATTGAAAATCATGAAATGTATTCTTTAATTACTTTAATAGAGGGGAACTCGATAGCACCAGATATAATTACTTACGTCAAATCGTTAGTAAAACCAGAAGAAACAGTAATGGTTATTCTGGATTCTTGCCATACAAAAGACCATGTTTTATCCGAATTAGAAGCTTACCAGGATTTAGTGACCCCTGGTTCATATATTATTGCTACAGACGGAATTATGAAAGACCTGGACGACGTGCCACGTGGTAAGCCAGAATGGAAATGGGATAATCCCTCTACAGCAGCAGCAGAATTTGCTCAAAGGCATACAGAATTTTTGTTAGAACAGCCTGTTTGGTCTTTCAATGAAAGTGAGTTGAGCGAGAATGTCACTCATTGGCCTGGAGCATGGCTGCGGAGAAATTGA
- a CDS encoding NAD-dependent epimerase/dehydratase family protein, with the protein MKKVLVTGASGFMGRHCLPLLAAKGYELHAVSSQIQSEKLSDVYWHQTDLLKLGAIWDLIAKVQPTHLLHFAWFVTPGKFWTSTENLRWVQASLELLQAFAHYGGQRVVMAGTCAEYDWNYGYCSEQVTPLLPATLYGTCKHSLQIMLDAFAKEKQLSAAWGRIFFLYGMDEHPDRLISSVMRSLLQGEPARCSHGNQIRDFLYVEDVAAAFVALLDSDVTGAVNIASGYPVTLKDVIYKIAEKINRKDLVKLGVVPTSASEPRLLVADVSRLTNEVGWLPKYNLEQGLDQTLAWWRQGRDSRKF; encoded by the coding sequence ATGAAAAAAGTCTTAGTTACAGGTGCATCAGGGTTTATGGGTCGCCATTGTCTGCCATTGTTAGCCGCTAAAGGCTATGAACTTCATGCTGTTTCTTCTCAAATTCAGTCAGAAAAATTATCTGATGTGTATTGGCATCAAACTGATTTATTGAAGTTAGGCGCAATTTGGGACTTAATAGCTAAAGTGCAGCCTACCCACCTCTTACATTTTGCTTGGTTTGTTACACCAGGAAAATTCTGGACTTCTACAGAAAACTTACGCTGGGTGCAAGCAAGTTTAGAATTATTACAAGCTTTTGCTCATTACGGCGGTCAAAGGGTAGTAATGGCGGGAACCTGTGCTGAGTATGACTGGAACTACGGATATTGTTCTGAGCAAGTTACCCCATTATTACCAGCAACCTTGTATGGTACTTGTAAGCATTCTCTACAAATCATGCTAGATGCCTTTGCTAAAGAAAAACAATTAAGCGCAGCTTGGGGGCGTATTTTCTTTTTGTATGGTATGGATGAACATCCCGATAGGCTTATATCTTCGGTGATGCGATCGTTATTGCAAGGTGAACCTGCGCGTTGTTCACACGGTAATCAAATTCGCGATTTTCTGTATGTTGAAGATGTGGCGGCTGCTTTTGTCGCTTTATTAGATAGTGATGTGACTGGGGCTGTAAATATTGCTTCAGGATATCCTGTGACTTTAAAAGATGTCATTTATAAGATTGCTGAAAAAATTAACCGCAAAGACCTGGTTAAATTAGGTGTTGTACCTACATCAGCTTCGGAACCACGCTTGTTAGTCGCTGATGTGAGTCGTTTGACTAATGAGGTGGGCTGGTTGCCTAAATATAACTTAGAGCAAGGTTTGGATCAAACTCTTGCTTGGTGGAGGCAGGGTAGAGATTCTAGAAAATTTTGA
- the rfbC gene encoding dTDP-4-dehydrorhamnose 3,5-epimerase, whose product MIFTETSLQGAFIIELEKLTDDRGFFARTFCQKEFAAHHLNPNLVQCNISFNHQKGTLRGMHYQAEPHAETKLVRCTKGAIYDVIIDLRSNSPTFKKWVAVELTADNKRMLYIPENFAHGFQTLADNTEVFYQMSEFYHPESANGVRWNDSAFGIQWPADEGIISVKDQQYSDFNL is encoded by the coding sequence ATGATTTTTACAGAAACATCACTACAGGGCGCATTTATTATTGAACTAGAAAAGCTAACAGACGACCGTGGCTTTTTTGCCCGTACCTTTTGTCAAAAAGAATTTGCAGCACATCATCTTAATCCCAATCTTGTGCAGTGCAATATTTCATTTAATCATCAAAAAGGCACTTTACGTGGAATGCACTACCAAGCAGAACCCCACGCGGAAACTAAGTTAGTACGCTGCACTAAGGGAGCAATTTATGATGTGATTATTGATTTACGCTCTAATTCCCCTACATTTAAAAAATGGGTGGCGGTAGAATTAACAGCAGATAATAAGAGAATGTTATACATTCCTGAAAACTTCGCTCACGGGTTTCAAACCTTAGCAGACAATACAGAAGTTTTCTATCAAATGTCAGAATTCTATCATCCAGAGTCGGCTAACGGCGTAAGGTGGAATGATTCAGCCTTCGGTATTCAATGGCCAGCAGATGAGGGGATTATTTCTGTAAAAGATCAGCAATATTCAGACTTTAATTTATGA
- a CDS encoding class I SAM-dependent methyltransferase: MNNSSVICRSCGKANLELILSLGKTPLANALLTAEQLNQPEATYPLDLAFCQNCALVQITETVPPEELFSEYLYFSSFSDTALDNARKICDRIINTKNLNTNSLVVEIASNDGYLLQFYQRQNVPVLGIEPAANIARVAQEEKGIPTLCEFFSKELAENFKAEGKQADIIHANNVLAHVPDLNGVIAGISLLLKPQGIAVIEVPYVKDMIDHCEFDTIYHEHLCYFSLTALDRLFRSHNLLLVDVERLAIHGGSLRIFVGKNQQPTPQVINLLAEEKSWGVDKLNYYQSFGAKVEKLRQDLLSLLHKLQSDGKRVAVYGASAKGSTLLNYFGVGKEMLEFVVDRSTYKQGRYTPGTHLPIYPPEKLLEVMPDYVLLLTWNFAEEILAQQAEYRQRGGRFIIPIPDLKVM, encoded by the coding sequence ATGAATAATAGCTCCGTTATTTGTCGCTCTTGTGGCAAAGCTAACTTAGAGTTAATTTTATCTTTAGGCAAAACGCCCCTAGCCAATGCACTATTAACAGCAGAGCAACTAAATCAACCGGAAGCAACTTATCCCTTAGATTTAGCTTTCTGCCAAAATTGTGCTTTAGTGCAAATTACCGAAACAGTACCACCAGAAGAATTATTTAGCGAGTATCTTTATTTTTCTTCATTTTCCGATACAGCTTTGGACAATGCACGAAAGATATGCGATCGCATCATCAATACTAAAAACTTAAACACCAACAGTTTAGTAGTTGAAATTGCCAGCAATGATGGCTACTTACTACAGTTTTATCAAAGACAAAATGTACCCGTTTTAGGTATTGAACCAGCAGCAAATATTGCCCGTGTTGCCCAAGAAGAAAAAGGTATCCCCACTTTATGTGAATTTTTTAGCAAAGAACTAGCAGAAAACTTCAAAGCAGAAGGCAAACAAGCAGATATCATTCATGCCAATAACGTTTTAGCTCATGTTCCAGATTTAAACGGTGTAATAGCAGGAATTAGCTTACTCCTAAAACCACAGGGAATAGCGGTGATTGAAGTTCCCTATGTTAAAGACATGATTGATCATTGTGAGTTTGATACTATTTATCACGAACATCTATGTTACTTCTCACTTACAGCTTTAGATAGATTATTTCGTAGTCATAATTTGCTATTGGTAGATGTTGAACGGTTGGCAATTCACGGCGGTTCGCTACGCATTTTTGTTGGTAAAAATCAACAGCCCACACCTCAAGTTATCAACTTACTAGCAGAAGAAAAAAGCTGGGGTGTAGACAAGTTAAATTATTATCAAAGTTTTGGTGCAAAAGTCGAGAAATTACGTCAAGATCTCCTATCACTTTTACATAAATTGCAGTCCGACGGAAAGCGTGTTGCCGTCTACGGTGCTTCTGCAAAAGGTAGCACATTACTAAACTACTTCGGGGTTGGAAAAGAAATGCTTGAGTTTGTAGTTGATCGTAGCACCTACAAGCAAGGGCGCTACACTCCAGGTACACATTTACCTATTTATCCACCCGAAAAACTATTAGAAGTAATGCCTGATTATGTATTACTTCTTACTTGGAATTTTGCGGAAGAAATTTTAGCTCAACAAGCTGAATATAGGCAGCGTGGCGGACGCTTTATTATTCCTATTCCAGATTTAAAGGTAATGTAA
- a CDS encoding NAD-dependent epimerase/dehydratase family protein codes for MVIDGNQFWQDRPTLVTGATGLVGGWLVRRLIDLGADVVCLVRDWIPQSELARSKLIERVKVVRGDVRDQATLERVLGEYEIDTVMHLAAQTIVGIANRNPISTFETNIAGTWVLLEACRHSPTVKQIVFASSDKAYGDSDKLPYDETTPLQGLHPYDVSKSCSDLIAQTYAKTYGLPVAIARCGNFYGGGDLNWNRIVPGTIRSVLRGQRPIIRSDGNYIRDYFYVEDGAALYTLLAESLAKNPDLRGQAFNFSNEIKVTVLDLVERILYLMGSDLKPDIRSAASNEIRDQFLNASKARTMLNWHPLFTLDEGLQRAIAWYKEFLGAS; via the coding sequence ATGGTGATTGACGGTAATCAATTTTGGCAAGATCGTCCTACTCTAGTTACAGGCGCTACTGGGCTTGTAGGCGGCTGGTTAGTACGCAGGTTAATTGATTTGGGTGCTGATGTGGTGTGCTTGGTGCGCGACTGGATACCACAAAGTGAATTGGCGCGTAGCAAATTAATTGAAAGGGTAAAGGTTGTTCGGGGTGATGTCAGGGATCAAGCAACGCTTGAACGAGTGCTGGGTGAATATGAAATAGATACAGTTATGCACCTAGCAGCGCAAACAATTGTGGGTATTGCTAACCGTAATCCCATATCAACTTTTGAGACTAATATTGCTGGAACTTGGGTATTGTTAGAAGCGTGTCGTCATAGCCCTACGGTCAAGCAAATTGTATTTGCTTCCTCGGATAAAGCTTATGGTGACTCAGATAAGTTGCCCTATGATGAGACGACACCACTGCAAGGATTGCATCCTTATGATGTGAGTAAGTCTTGTTCTGATTTGATTGCCCAAACTTATGCTAAAACTTATGGTTTACCAGTGGCGATCGCTCGTTGTGGTAATTTTTATGGTGGTGGTGATCTAAACTGGAATCGGATTGTCCCAGGCACAATTCGTTCTGTATTGCGAGGACAGCGCCCAATAATCCGTTCTGATGGTAACTATATTAGAGATTACTTTTATGTAGAAGATGGTGCAGCCCTCTATACGTTACTAGCTGAATCTTTAGCCAAAAACCCTGATTTGCGCGGGCAAGCTTTTAACTTTTCTAATGAAATTAAAGTAACTGTATTAGATTTGGTAGAGCGCATACTGTATTTAATGGGTTCTGACTTAAAGCCAGATATTCGCAGCGCAGCTAGTAATGAAATTCGCGATCAATTTCTAAATGCTTCCAAAGCAAGAACGATGCTCAACTGGCATCCATTATTTACGCTTGATGAAGGTTTACAACGTGCGATCGCATGGTACAAAGAATTTTTAGGAGCATCATAA
- the rfbF gene encoding glucose-1-phosphate cytidylyltransferase — MRVVILAGGLGTRLAEETEVKPKPMVEIGGRPILWHIMKHYAHYGCKEFFIALGYKGEVIKRYFLDYYTLNGSMTLNLSDGAVHVHKKECEDWTVNLMDTGLNTSTGGRLKLLEPYLGNETFLITYGDGVSNVNITDLLHFHKSHGKLATVTAVRPPARFGGLVLEGDLVANFTEKPQAGEGWINGGFLVLEPEIFKYLEGDSSSLEVDTLERIAVDGQLAAYRHDDFWQCMDTLRDLRLVESLWQSGKPPWKVWE; from the coding sequence ATGCGTGTTGTGATACTAGCAGGGGGTTTAGGAACCCGATTGGCTGAAGAAACAGAGGTTAAACCTAAGCCAATGGTAGAGATTGGTGGACGACCTATTCTGTGGCACATAATGAAGCATTATGCCCACTATGGCTGTAAAGAATTTTTTATTGCCTTGGGTTATAAAGGTGAAGTAATTAAGCGTTACTTCTTAGACTATTACACCTTAAATGGTAGTATGACGCTCAATTTATCCGATGGCGCTGTTCACGTGCATAAAAAAGAGTGCGAAGATTGGACAGTAAATTTGATGGATACAGGACTAAATACTTCTACAGGAGGAAGATTAAAACTTTTAGAGCCATATTTAGGAAATGAAACTTTTTTAATTACCTACGGTGATGGTGTAAGTAACGTTAATATTACAGATTTGTTGCATTTTCATAAATCTCATGGAAAGTTAGCAACTGTAACAGCAGTTCGTCCACCTGCGAGATTTGGGGGTTTAGTTTTAGAAGGAGATTTAGTAGCAAACTTCACAGAAAAGCCCCAAGCTGGCGAAGGTTGGATTAATGGCGGATTTTTAGTATTAGAACCAGAAATTTTTAAATATTTAGAGGGAGATAGTTCTAGTTTAGAAGTAGATACACTAGAGCGAATTGCTGTGGATGGGCAACTTGCTGCTTACCGTCACGATGATTTCTGGCAGTGTATGGATACCCTACGGGATTTAAGGCTAGTAGAAAGTCTTTGGCAAAGTGGTAAGCCGCCTTGGAAGGTTTGGGAGTAA
- the lpxD gene encoding UDP-3-O-(3-hydroxymyristoyl)glucosamine N-acyltransferase, with the protein MKFSEIVQKLDSVAANSLISKPDIDPDISGVAPIDIAEEGTLSYIEGGKFASKVGKTSASALILPKDEALQAQASERGIAWVVGSDPRLLFASAIALFYQPFHPTPEIHPTAVIHPTAEIGNDVYIGAHVVIQAGVTIGKSVCIHPNVVIYPDVQIGDRTILHANCTIHERTQIGVGCVIHSGAVIGAEGFGFVPTPQGWFKMEQSGYTVLEDGVEVGCNSTIDRPSVGDTRVGRNTKIDNLVHIGHGCQIGQNCALAGQVGMAGGVKVGNQVLLAGQVGIANQAHIGDGAIATAKAGIHSDIEPGAIVTGVPAIPHKVFVKAAAIYSRLPEMYQTLRKLQRNSH; encoded by the coding sequence ATGAAATTTAGTGAAATTGTACAAAAACTTGATAGTGTTGCTGCCAATAGTCTGATATCTAAACCAGATATTGATCCTGATATTTCAGGCGTAGCACCGATTGATATTGCTGAAGAAGGGACTCTCAGCTATATAGAAGGCGGAAAATTTGCCTCCAAGGTGGGTAAAACCTCTGCAAGTGCTTTGATTTTGCCCAAGGATGAAGCGCTACAAGCACAAGCTAGTGAACGTGGTATTGCCTGGGTAGTAGGATCTGATCCACGCTTGTTATTTGCCAGTGCGATCGCACTTTTCTATCAACCTTTCCACCCGACTCCAGAAATACACCCAACTGCGGTAATTCATCCTACTGCCGAAATCGGTAATGATGTTTACATTGGCGCTCATGTAGTGATTCAAGCAGGGGTAACAATTGGTAAGAGTGTGTGTATTCACCCCAATGTAGTAATTTATCCAGATGTGCAAATAGGCGATCGCACTATCTTACACGCCAATTGCACTATCCACGAACGCACGCAAATAGGCGTAGGTTGTGTGATTCATAGCGGTGCTGTTATTGGTGCTGAAGGTTTTGGTTTTGTACCCACACCTCAAGGTTGGTTCAAAATGGAGCAATCTGGCTACACTGTGTTAGAAGATGGGGTGGAAGTTGGTTGTAATAGTACTATTGATCGTCCATCTGTAGGAGATACGCGAGTTGGGCGTAATACAAAAATTGATAACTTAGTACATATTGGTCACGGATGCCAAATTGGACAAAACTGTGCCTTAGCTGGACAAGTTGGGATGGCGGGTGGTGTGAAAGTTGGCAATCAAGTATTGTTGGCGGGGCAAGTAGGAATTGCTAACCAGGCGCATATTGGAGATGGTGCGATCGCTACTGCTAAAGCTGGTATCCATAGTGACATTGAACCTGGAGCAATTGTAACTGGCGTTCCTGCCATTCCCCACAAAGTATTTGTCAAAGCAGCCGCTATTTATAGTCGTCTGCCTGAAATGTATCAAACCCTAAGAAAATTGCAGCGAAATAGCCATTAA